In bacterium, the genomic stretch CAATAGACCAAAAGTGCCGCGATATTCGGCGCCGTGAACCAGAAAATACCCGGCAGTCCCAACTCGTAGGACTTTTGCACGCTCACGAAGAGAGCCGGAGCCCAAATCCATGAGGCCGCAATGCTCGGTGCGGCAAGCTGCCAGCCGACGTTTCGCCATGCGACAAGGAAGCCCGTCCCGCTCTTCATCCAGCGTTCGCTGCGGGAAGCAAAGTAGGTGAGGATAATCATCGCAATTCCGAAAACTACGATGATCCAGTATCCGGCTGGCTGTGACAATGCATTCATAGGTTATTGTTTGTATCAATGGTGGTTAGTGCTTCTGGAAGCGCAGCGATCTGCTCCTCACGGGTTTGCAGAGTGCGGCACTCCGCTTCAAGAAGTGATCGCGCAACCCGAAAACCCACGTCTGGATTGGTGTTCTGTGGATTAAGAGGAGGGCAGTAATTGAAATTGAAGGTTGCCTCTCCGAGGTATCCGGTCGCACCGAGAATCAATCGTTTCGAAACGGCGCTTGCAGAAGGAACGCCCACCGACTCCGTATCGTGGCACCATTCTCGCACATTCCCGATCAAGCCGGATACCCCCAAGTCGTTGGCTTCGTCAAGAAACACATCTGTGTGTGCCTTGCCTGAATCGAGGAGGACGTCGCGCATAATATCCTGCGCGCGCTTGTATCGCCCCCATGCATCGCGATCCTTGATTACGGTGCTGTGCTCCGGGTCGGCCTCTCTGACCTCGCGAGGAAGATAATACGGAAACTGCTCCCATGGACGTTCGATGTCGTGGCCACCCCGGGCCGCCCATAGCCATTCCTCTTTCGTTGGCAACCTGAATGCCCCTTTCTCTCGTTCTGGTTGAACACGGCCATTGAGCCGGCCTAAGGCTTGAAACAACTCCTGTTTATAGTGGCGTGCAATTCGTCTTCCATCAGGCAATCGCTCGCCATTGGTAAGCCAGTCGCAATACGCTGCAGCCGCATACCAACTGACATATGACACGGGATGCCATAGCATCTCCAAACGCGGTCGATAGGTAGGACCGTCCCCTCTTTCGCCATTGGTCGAAGCTTGGTCGGTCGGCAACCAAAAGAACAGGTGGTACTCATTGGTCAGATCGTAATTCTGTGATCGCTGAGAGGAAGCACTGTCGCTGCCAGCAATCGTTATGCGGCAGACCCACCATTCGTGCCCTTGCACCGTCGGGTCTGAATCTTCCGACGTGGCCGGCGTTATTAGAAACCGCCAGTAGTGCTGATTAGTGACTTCATGGACGCCCAGAAGAAACGGCTTTTTCGAGATGTCATACTCAGGGGGTGGAACTAAAACCATTTTGTAATCTTGCAGTCGTTTTGGCGATACCACAATACTGCGAACTTCCGGAATCCACGGCTCGATGGCTGCCGCGTGGTGTTGCGATAACGCACCAATCTTCTCAAGATTGGACACAATGTGGCGATAACATGCCGAATACACGCGAAAAGGTTCTCTTGCCGCGAGGCCCCTGAGCAATCGCCACGCATCAACTCCTAACCGACTGATGCTGGAGGGATCGTGGTTCAAGAGAATCTCACGCAACAGTGCAGCAGTCTGTGGCCCAAGCGGCACCCTTCCTAAGAACTGCAGCCGGACTTCGGCAGCTAACGATCCGCTCGGGCCAGACTCGAGAAGTCGATTCGCAATATAACGTGCTAGAAAATAGCCTCCGCAAACCGATGATTCGCCGACGTTGCTTTCCGCCTCACAGTTATCGCTTCGGAGCGTAAACCTAACCATATCTGTCCGAACCCGGTCAGAGGATGTCGAATCAGCGAGATTCTGGCAAGTCTTGTCAAATTCCTGTTCTGCCGATTCTGACGTGCGAGACGCAACGTCAAGGTCCTCTGTGCTTTCTGTCTCAACCAGTTCGAAGACCGTCTGTGAGCGAAGGTCCCTTTCCAATGCCTCGTTCTCGATATTATACCAGAGCCGCAAACGGGGAGGCAGGTTTGCCAAGTCGATTACCGCCGTTCCTCGCTCCGCCATGTACCAAGCTATGTCCGAGAGCAGGTGCATCCGCTGCTCCTTAGACAAATCGATCCATTGTTCCACCCATTTCTCTTTTCGCTTGGTCCTAAGATAGTAGTCCTCGCGTGTCCGCGACTGAATGAGGTTGAAGTTAACGAATGTCTCTTCGATACCTTTAGCTAGAAGTTGGATGGGCTTTTCAATTCGTTGAATCTTCTCAACCATGTAGGCGAGAAGGCCGGGGTGCCGAGCGCAGGTGGATAGCGCCCGCTGAATGGCGTCAGGTTTCTTTACGTTGCCGGTCAATGGCTCCAATCGTGCAAGTTCCATGTTCTGGCCTGCAGGCACAGCCATAGCCACATATGCTTCCCTTCGGTTCCTGTCAAAGGGAACCAAGTCCAAAATCTCGAATGTTTCGACCACGTTGGCTGAACCCCACGTCTTTTCGGCGAACAGAGTCCCGAGCGACGCGAAGTGGCTGGGTCGGCAAGTGAGAATGAACCGAGTTGACTTGGAAAGCAGGATCAACAAAGCAGTTAGTCGCGCCCGCACCTGAGAGTTGCTCGGAAGTATATCCATCTCATCGAATCCATCGACGCAAACCACGGAATGCCCTGTCCGCAGGAGTGCCCCCAATAGCGCCAGACCGCCAAACCCAAAACGCACTGCTGGATACCTGGTTAGGATGTACTGTGCCACCACAGACGTAGCCGCGCTGGACTCTTCGACGAGGTTGGCCAGATCGCTGAGCCTGATAAAGAACACGAGGCCGTGCTGCCATGGGTTCTTGCGATGCAGCGTGTAAGCCGTCTCGGCGAACTGGAGAAGAGCCCAACTCTTGCCGGCACCGCGCTCTCCAAGAAGCATAACCGGCGATTTCCTCTTGTGTGCAGACAACCATGTTTCCAAATACGGTGCCAGTCCGACGTTCCCCAGTCTCGATGGTTTTCCAGTTCTATCGAACACCTTCACCTCGCGCTCCTGATAAGCGATCGAAAACTGGTCGGTTCGCTGAACCGTGGCAACGTCCCGAAGCTGGGCGCCGAAGTGATCAGGCAGCTTGACAAGGTGCTCAAAAAACATCTCTGGACTCCATATGTTATTGGCTTGTGCCTTGCCGGTATTCCCGAAGACTTTGTTCGGGGCTATGCAGATCGGATCCTTGATCTTGAAGTCTTTTGATGTAGCCAAAACAAACCGAAGTGCGTCTTCAGTCGGGGCGCCTTCGAACAGAGCGAGAAACTCACGGCTGCGCGAAGCCAGCCCGCCACTGCTGATCACATACATTGCGGCAGGCCGCTCATCGACCATAGGACTTGTCACCGAGGACGGCGGTTCAACGCGGGCTATGGAATGCGGCCCGATAGAAAACTCAGGGCTTTCCAAAATGCGGGTGGCAATCTTGATATAAGACCTGTCTGCGCGCGTGTGTTGTTGCTCTGCCATATTTTGAACCTAGTCTCTAATTTGCTGGTCGGTCACATGCCTGTAAATCACTTCTGCGAGCCTCGATGCAGGTTTGAAGTAAACTGTCGGATACCTCCGGAAGACGTAATCTTGAGCTTTTGAATCCCAAGGATTTCCGTCAAGCCAAACAAGACCGGACGCGACAAATGCTTCGATTCGCGGAGAGTCGATGTCGTATCCTCGGTTGCGCTTATGTGACGCGGCTCTCCAAGCGTCCACAATCTGATAATCCGTTGTCTGCCCGTCGCCTAACGCGAGTTGTATCGCCCCGACGTACTTCTCCACGTCCTTGCGAATGGGCTCCCTGCCACCATTCGTCAGCGCGACTTCGGTGGCTCGCAGACTCGCATCGAGCATCCGTTTTGCTGCTTCCACGTCCACCTTGACCGGATCGTGACGAGCGAACTCTGTTTGAAGCAAACTCAAAACGACGCGGGTCAACCAAGGCACACCACCAGTCCATTCGACCAACAAGGCGACGGATTCAGCGTTATGGTCGCGATCAAGCGGGGGGCATACGGCTTCTAGAAGGAGTTGAGTCTCTTGATTATTCAACGGTGGAAGTGGCCACACACATCGAGCCACAGCAGCCTTTTCGAGCCTCGCATACTCCAGTGCAATTTCGCCGACGCCAACCACAAAACAAACGTGCTCATATTTCTGCTGGGGTTTTACGACCGAACCCAGCGCCTGCCATAGCTCTTTGGCAATCTTCTTCAGGTCATCTGGGGCACGGGTCTCCAAACAGCGTGCGAGAGCCTTCCAAGGCATCAGCACGACGACTTTTTGATCAATTGCGCACGCCATTCTTTCCAACGTTTGAAAGAAGTATGTCACAATCGGCAGAAGCTCAGCATGATCCATCACTCTCGAAGACACGAAGTACCAATGTGCAAACTTCACAGGTTCTTCAGCCAGTTCCTTCGATATTACGGCGTCAACTAGTCCAGCGGCTTGCGCGTCTTGGCAAAGCGCACGATGCGTTACGTATGCAAGCGTAGCGAACAGGCACTTCAGTTCCAAACGGTCCAGCCCTAGCGGCCCTCTTACGTATTTCTTCATCCCGTCCGCGTGGTCAATGCGTGCCTGCCGTATGGTCTCGAACAGTGTCTCGTCGAAATCAGCCTTAATTCTGAGAACTGGGAAAGCGTCGAGAGAGGATTCGAACTGATGGAGGAAGGTGTTAAGCCCCGAACCGACACCGCCAAGAACAAATATCACGTCTCGGTCTTTGGCCAGATCGAGAAAAGGCTTGAAGAGCGACGACCGATCAGCGTCGGCAAACCTCGGGACAGGCTCCGACGGCTGTAATGGCGGCGCTTGAGGTTCTGGAGAAGTTGATCGCGGATGAGACGTAGGCTGCAACTGCACTTCGTAGCGGTCCTTTCCACTCTGTGTCCACCTGTTGTCTGGACGCCAAGGTGCGCCAACATTGTCCCGCTGGCGCGGGAATACCTGACCTTGGCCTGACGCTAGATTGAGGGTGATCAAATTGTATTCGTGGCCAATCGCACGTGGTAGCTGATTCGATCCGGCGAACAGAGTTCCAGCGCCGATGATCGGGATTTTCCGACCGCCCAGTTGATGCTGCTCTTTAGGCTGATGCTGGTGTGTGTGACCATGCAAAACCATGTTGAATTCTTCCAGGAGGTTCGCTGCGCTCTGGTCAAAAACATGATCAGAGGGTCCTTCTGCCGTATCTGTGTAGGGGTGATGCTGGACGAGGATCCGCCTCCATCGGTCAGGTTGATGCTTTTCACGCAACAGCTTCTTGACTTCGCCGACGACATCAAGATTGATCGCTGCAATCTTGCGGTCGTGATGGTTACCGCGAAAAGCTGTATTCACGCCGATGGCGACAAGACCGGGACAGTGAGTCGCTTCGTCTGGTTCAAGAAGTGGGTATTGGAGAAACTGCTGACTGAAATCCTTTGTCCATGCTTGTCGGGTACATTCCGACAGCAGCCTCGCAAAATTGTCAAACTTCTTACGATATTCAGATTTCTTAAAATAACACGTTGTTCCGTTTTCAGTCCACTGGTGTTCCGGCCCCTCAACTTCATCCTGAGTCTCACACGCGGCAGCCGTGGTGAACTGCCAGTCCACATCGTGGTTGCCGGGCACTATGACCAGTCGCGAAAAGTCTTCCTTTTTGAAGCGCTGTGGGAGAAGCGCTTGATATAACCGAAATAGGAACGCTATTGTCTCGGAGAACTCCTCGAAGCTAGATCCTTGATTGACGCAATCACCCGAAAAGACTACGGCATCAACATACTTACCAACATCGTCATTCTTGTGAAGGAAACTGCCAATATCACTCACGAGGCCTTCGACAAGTTCCGGAGCGCTAAACTCGTGGTCTTCGGTTCTGTGGAGATCCGAGATGTGGAGAATACGGTAAATCTCTTTCATACACGCACTTGATTAACGCAGTTCAACAATGGTGCGATTCAGCCCCGGGCCTTCCTGGCGTCGAGCGCCGCGCTCGATCTGCCTAGCGGATTTCCAAGTGCGGCGTGTTTCAAAGACACCGTAGCGTGTGCCGCTCTTTCTTGACATTCCTCCGCGCTCGCCAGAACGGCGTGTACCGATGGACTCTTCATGCTTCAAGCTCCTCAGCGCTTTAATCACCTCGTTCAGCTTGTTCACGACGTCTGCAACTCGCTCTTCGTCGATAGGTTACAAGCTGGTTGTATTGTCTCGCCAGAGGGGGGGGGAGGCAAGGATTTTCTTGTGGCGCCGGCAGCTCACAGACAGTGATTCGAACGGGCCCGATTTTGAAAGCACTGGTAGGGTTGGCGTTCGAGCACTCCGCTAGTGCACTGTTGATGGCGGAAGTCTGATGAAAGCGCGAGTTGCACTGGCGTTGTAAACGGTGGTCGAAAAGTGCAACACCCATGGCGGTTTGATACTGCAATCGTCTGAGGGCGTCAAGGACAAGTGGGTTGAGGGCTGCCTCCATCCCTTCTTGCAATCCTCCAGTTTTACAGGCATAAATCGCACATCATGAACCTCATCAACATCACGTCCAAAGACCTCGCCAGGATCACGAAGCTCCTCAAGAAGAAGGAGTCCCTGCTCGAAAGAGTGGCCAAGGTGGACGCCAAACTTTCGGCGTTTGAATCCGGCAAACCAGTCGTCGCTGTTGTGGTGGCCAAGAAGAAGGGCATGAGTGCTGCCGGTCGTGCTCGTATTGCCGCAGCTCAAAAGAAGCGCTGGGCGAAAATCAACAAGGGCAAGAAGGCCGCAAAGCCGGTTGCTAGGAAGAAGCACAAGATGTCCGCCGCGGGTCGTGCTGCCATAGCCGCTGCTCAAAAGGCTCGTTGGGCGAAGATCAAGGCGGAGAAAAAGTGATACGTTCTTGAACCGGACCGGTTGTTGTTCTGCTTCCCGCCCGCAACCGCATTAGTCTCTGCGATGATCAGCGCCCGCTGTTGGGCTGAGGGCGGAATGGCTGGTTTTGACGCTTACCATGACTACTATCACGGCGACAACCCGCGCTGGACGCACAATCCAATTGCAGCGATCGAGGTTGCGTCGGTAACCTCTTGTGAGGCGACCATGTCCCAAAACGCAGGAATCGTTACCCACTTTACGCTAATGTCTTCAACCACTTCAAATTCCGGTGTCCCTGCGGTCAATTCCCGAGCGCAGAATAGTGAAACCTCATCATCTGTTGAACCGAGCAGGGTATGTACAAGGGCCAGTGAATCCCACCGTGCGGCAGACAGGCCGGTCTCTTCTACGAGTTCTCTCTTAGCCGTTTCTAACGGATTCCGATTCTTCTGATCAAAACTGGGGAAGGCACCTTTAGGGATTTCCCACGAGAAGCGCCCCAATGGATACCGAAACTGCCCGACAAGCACGCACCGTCCTCTGGAGTCCAATGCAACGATTCCAACCCCTCCCTTGAACTCGACGACAGAGAACGGTCTCGCAGGTCGTCCCGGTTGTTCTACCTGATCTTCTCGCAGTCGAATCCACGAGTTCTCATAGATTAGGCGACTGCCCAGTGTTTTCCAGTGTTTCTTCACGTAGGTAAATATCAGAGTCGACTTGCTGCACTCAAACTCTTTACGACGGCGCATCTTCAGCGCAAGCCCTGAGGTAGTGTCGCCATGCTGCCAGATAGCCTTTCATAGTGCCTGTGTGGAAATAGCTATTGCTGACCATGGCGCCAAGCAGGTTGCCACGAAGCGCCTCGTGGTCCAAACACCTTGTAATATGAAACCTCGCTTGTGACCGTTCCGCCAATGTATCCGCTCGACATTCTCTGATGCGTTGAAAGATGGACTGGTCAACAATGTAGCGCCCAACAATACCGAATCCTCTGTAACCCAGATGCCACCCGGGCTTTTCCTGGGCGTTGATTACGTCGTAGCAACCATCCAGCCGTCGCTTTGCTTTGGCGACTCCGAATTCAGCAAACTGTTCGCGCTTGAGACGAGTAAGTCCGATGACCCAGTGTCTGTTTGTTTTCCAAATGGCCATCTCTCGCGGCAACCCCTGAGCAGCATCAAGAACTAGATCATCAACTGACAGAACTGTAAACCAATCATCTTTGACAATGCGTTCGACCGTCAACAGCCCAGCTGCCAGCCCGCTAGGGAGGCGGGGGTCGGGCCAGACTATCGCGACAATTCGGTCCACCAGCCAAAGCCATTCTCGAACCGTCCGGTTTGCTTCTTTATGACCACGAGACTGGTAAGTCGCCGATAGCAGATTTGCTCGCTTGAGAGCACTAGCCGTTGCCGCACTATCAACAACAAGAACGAATTTCTTGATTCCACAAGCGCCCGCTTCGGCCATCGCGAAATGAAGCAGCGAGCGGGAACCGACAGGAAGTAAACCCTTGGGAACCGCTAGCGTCAAAGGCCACATGCGAATTCCCCTCCCACCCAGGAGAAATACCGCCGTTCTAATTCCACTAGCCGCGCGGCGGGAGGAACCCTGAACAGATCGCAGAGATTGCCGTGCTTGTGTCGTCATGCTGACTTGGCACTTTCATTACTCGGGTGGAATTTCTGAAGCAGCAATCTGACAGATTTAAACTCGCTCTCCTTGATCTTGGCAGGCGATAGCACATAGGCATCCGTTGCCTCTTTCCAAATTTTATGGAAGCGCCCGTAAAGATGCTCTCCCCATTTGGAGTGACTGCGCAGACACAACAAATGTTTTCGTTCGTCATCAGGTCCATAGTAATGCATCCAGAACATTCGACTGGTAGGAAACTTTAGACCCTTTGGCGAAACATAAGCTAGCAATGTATCTGGCAGATAGATATTATGGAATTTCAATGTGATCGAACCGAGCTTCGATCTTCCATTGTGCGCAAGATACCATTCTTCAATTGTTTCTAATCTTCGCAAGCTACGTGGAATGTCGGTCAAATCTAAGGAAGTCAGGTCACGCATCCTCTCGTCCTTCGCAGTTGTTGGACCCAAAATCGCGAATTCAAAATTGACACCTGCTTCCAAGGCATCTTGGATTGCCGCGTGTGCGTCTAGGAGGCGAACTAATGATCTTCCAACACACAAGACCGTCATTCCTTTCTCCGGTGATTTCAACTCCTTCGCGATGGAGTGAGCTTCAAGATACTTTGCTTGACATTCAAAGACTTCGATAATTCCCAAAGTATTACAGGTTGTGCCCACAGAAGTAATACTGCGAATAGTCTCCCCTAGCGCGCGTTCCAAGTCCTCCTTTAGAGTTCTGCGAAATTCTTTGCGGATCAGAATCGCAGAGATGAACTCTATTACAGCGGCTGTCACGAGGGCAATACCCAGAATCTCAAGCGTTCTACGCCAATGCTCGGAGGTGACTATCTCGGAAGTGGATAACGCAATAACGAAAACGCCGAAGCCAAAAAGGCTATACAACCCAACCTTATCACCAATGCTTAAGGTCTGTTCTTTCATTCTGGACCTGTCGTATGCATGTGGCGTGGAACAATCGAACTGTGGTCAGATCACCAAACTAGGCTCCGCATCTGGTTCTTTAATTTTGCCTTCTCCACAGTAACCGGTGGAGGCAGCAACAAGCTGCATTTCAAGTCGTTTTGAGTAAAGCCCAAAGTCTCCGCGTTCGACGGCATGACTAACCTGTCGAACAAGGGCCTGAATACATTCCTCGGCGTGCGCTACCGCGTTTGTAACAGTTTCGTTATCATCTGGTCGGTAGCTTGAGGCAATCAGTGAATCGATCATGTCCAAATAAATGAGACCGTTTTCGATCACCAACTCGCGCGCACGCTTCGACGCACATGTTTCTGACATCGGGTCAAAGTGAACCTTAGAAATCACTTTTAGAGAATAGAACAAGGACCGGGTTTTAGAACTCAGCGCATCGACGATATCAAAGATCTTCTGGACTCTTGCATCCCCAAAGGTGTACCGATAGCACATGTAGTCAGGATCAGGAGAAACTCCACGCCGCGCCATGGTCTGACCAAATCCGGCACCAAAATTGGCGATCAGGGGTCTGAACGGCCACTGGTTATGAGCGATGAGGCCTTGCCGGCGGAAGAATTGCACATTCTGCGCGATGTCCTCGATGTTTGCCGACGGATCGAACATGATGAACCCACAGTCGATTCCGACGTTGAGGTCTTTCACAACGTTGAGTGCTCCGATTACGTCGCTGCGCGGAGTTCCACGGCAATACCGCTTGAGCTGTGCGTCCGAGCCAGATTCAACTCCGAAATAGACGCGGGCCAAACCAGCAGCCTTGAGTTCGCGAAGCACGCCCGTCACGGCTTCGTTACCTGTTGGATCATCTGCTCGAAAGACGGTGTGGGGTATCAAAAAGACACGGAATACAATTCCATTGTTGAACTCCCTGCCGAGCCTACGCAGGTCTAAAGCGATAGACCTAACCCGGTCCAAGTGTTGTTGGTCTCTGCCGCCTATAAACTCATCATCGCAAAACTCAAACTCACGAACACCGAGCGCAACCAGCGATTCCAGATGTTTACGGGTTCGATCCCAAGGGAGCGGCTCCCATTTCTTCTCAGCGCGAAACGAGGACACCGTGCAGTACGAGCAT encodes the following:
- a CDS encoding radical SAM protein; the protein is MAGRTGVIVGRPLVVAITAVSSPQHYTLWNALAAESLAGDLRGYYGEKVQVRIFRIRSESERRSTVLSLRKMSPDVLGVSVECGGLDLALSLVDELMGNVWGEGCAVEPPKLYFGGKIPTYLSESFVTRYPSAIVVRGEGELPLRRLTQRFFDSSPELLCDIPNLAFAGDSGQLVRTRSEQPVCSGLIYPPSTDTVPELLEAGAGTLMTQASRGCSWSKCSYCTVSSFRAEKKWEPLPWDRTRKHLESLVALGVREFEFCDDEFIGGRDQQHLDRVRSIALDLRRLGREFNNGIVFRVFLIPHTVFRADDPTGNEAVTGVLRELKAAGLARVYFGVESGSDAQLKRYCRGTPRSDVIGALNVVKDLNVGIDCGFIMFDPSANIEDIAQNVQFFRRQGLIAHNQWPFRPLIANFGAGFGQTMARRGVSPDPDYMCYRYTFGDARVQKIFDIVDALSSKTRSLFYSLKVISKVHFDPMSETCASKRARELVIENGLIYLDMIDSLIASSYRPDDNETVTNAVAHAEECIQALVRQVSHAVERGDFGLYSKRLEMQLVAASTGYCGEGKIKEPDAEPSLVI
- a CDS encoding metallophosphoesterase, whose product is MKEIYRILHISDLHRTEDHEFSAPELVEGLVSDIGSFLHKNDDVGKYVDAVVFSGDCVNQGSSFEEFSETIAFLFRLYQALLPQRFKKEDFSRLVIVPGNHDVDWQFTTAAACETQDEVEGPEHQWTENGTTCYFKKSEYRKKFDNFARLLSECTRQAWTKDFSQQFLQYPLLEPDEATHCPGLVAIGVNTAFRGNHHDRKIAAINLDVVGEVKKLLREKHQPDRWRRILVQHHPYTDTAEGPSDHVFDQSAANLLEEFNMVLHGHTHQHQPKEQHQLGGRKIPIIGAGTLFAGSNQLPRAIGHEYNLITLNLASGQGQVFPRQRDNVGAPWRPDNRWTQSGKDRYEVQLQPTSHPRSTSPEPQAPPLQPSEPVPRFADADRSSLFKPFLDLAKDRDVIFVLGGVGSGLNTFLHQFESSLDAFPVLRIKADFDETLFETIRQARIDHADGMKKYVRGPLGLDRLELKCLFATLAYVTHRALCQDAQAAGLVDAVISKELAEEPVKFAHWYFVSSRVMDHAELLPIVTYFFQTLERMACAIDQKVVVLMPWKALARCLETRAPDDLKKIAKELWQALGSVVKPQQKYEHVCFVVGVGEIALEYARLEKAAVARCVWPLPPLNNQETQLLLEAVCPPLDRDHNAESVALLVEWTGGVPWLTRVVLSLLQTEFARHDPVKVDVEAAKRMLDASLRATEVALTNGGREPIRKDVEKYVGAIQLALGDGQTTDYQIVDAWRAASHKRNRGYDIDSPRIEAFVASGLVWLDGNPWDSKAQDYVFRRYPTVYFKPASRLAEVIYRHVTDQQIRD
- a CDS encoding SUMF1/EgtB/PvdO family nonheme iron enzyme, with translation MAEQQHTRADRSYIKIATRILESPEFSIGPHSIARVEPPSSVTSPMVDERPAAMYVISSGGLASRSREFLALFEGAPTEDALRFVLATSKDFKIKDPICIAPNKVFGNTGKAQANNIWSPEMFFEHLVKLPDHFGAQLRDVATVQRTDQFSIAYQEREVKVFDRTGKPSRLGNVGLAPYLETWLSAHKRKSPVMLLGERGAGKSWALLQFAETAYTLHRKNPWQHGLVFFIRLSDLANLVEESSAATSVVAQYILTRYPAVRFGFGGLALLGALLRTGHSVVCVDGFDEMDILPSNSQVRARLTALLILLSKSTRFILTCRPSHFASLGTLFAEKTWGSANVVETFEILDLVPFDRNRREAYVAMAVPAGQNMELARLEPLTGNVKKPDAIQRALSTCARHPGLLAYMVEKIQRIEKPIQLLAKGIEETFVNFNLIQSRTREDYYLRTKRKEKWVEQWIDLSKEQRMHLLSDIAWYMAERGTAVIDLANLPPRLRLWYNIENEALERDLRSQTVFELVETESTEDLDVASRTSESAEQEFDKTCQNLADSTSSDRVRTDMVRFTLRSDNCEAESNVGESSVCGGYFLARYIANRLLESGPSGSLAAEVRLQFLGRVPLGPQTAALLREILLNHDPSSISRLGVDAWRLLRGLAAREPFRVYSACYRHIVSNLEKIGALSQHHAAAIEPWIPEVRSIVVSPKRLQDYKMVLVPPPEYDISKKPFLLGVHEVTNQHYWRFLITPATSEDSDPTVQGHEWWVCRITIAGSDSASSQRSQNYDLTNEYHLFFWLPTDQASTNGERGDGPTYRPRLEMLWHPVSYVSWYAAAAYCDWLTNGERLPDGRRIARHYKQELFQALGRLNGRVQPEREKGAFRLPTKEEWLWAARGGHDIERPWEQFPYYLPREVREADPEHSTVIKDRDAWGRYKRAQDIMRDVLLDSGKAHTDVFLDEANDLGVSGLIGNVREWCHDTESVGVPSASAVSKRLILGATGYLGEATFNFNYCPPLNPQNTNPDVGFRVARSLLEAECRTLQTREEQIAALPEALTTIDTNNNL
- a CDS encoding sugar phosphate nucleotidyltransferase — protein: MTTQARQSLRSVQGSSRRAASGIRTAVFLLGGRGIRMWPLTLAVPKGLLPVGSRSLLHFAMAEAGACGIKKFVLVVDSAATASALKRANLLSATYQSRGHKEANRTVREWLWLVDRIVAIVWPDPRLPSGLAAGLLTVERIVKDDWFTVLSVDDLVLDAAQGLPREMAIWKTNRHWVIGLTRLKREQFAEFGVAKAKRRLDGCYDVINAQEKPGWHLGYRGFGIVGRYIVDQSIFQRIRECRADTLAERSQARFHITRCLDHEALRGNLLGAMVSNSYFHTGTMKGYLAAWRHYLRACAEDAPS
- a CDS encoding NUDIX hydrolase, whose product is MRRRKEFECSKSTLIFTYVKKHWKTLGSRLIYENSWIRLREDQVEQPGRPARPFSVVEFKGGVGIVALDSRGRCVLVGQFRYPLGRFSWEIPKGAFPSFDQKNRNPLETAKRELVEETGLSAARWDSLALVHTLLGSTDDEVSLFCARELTAGTPEFEVVEDISVKWVTIPAFWDMVASQEVTDATSIAAIGLCVQRGLSP